A stretch of the uncultured Desulfobacter sp. genome encodes the following:
- a CDS encoding lactate racemase domain-containing protein encodes MRYPGYLEKKFNFPNFYRVKLTLPSMALPDPAKDLKAQLDQALEHSTIEPGHTVAVGVGSRGINKIATLVAQICQSIKDKGAHPVIIPAMGSHGSATPKGQEKTLAKLGVTPDVCQTAIVSQMDAVQVGSVFDNVPVYFSKKAMEADHSICINRIKPHTKFKGDVESGLYKMLVVGMGKHKGALTYHNFALKYGFHKLLTAMGDTIIEHTNLCLGIGVVEDAYDRLMKIEVIPAAQISTREPDLLSLAKTNFPALPYKTLDLLVIRQIGKEISGSGMDPNVTGRTCDLMEDDFSQSLDAKRLVILALSANTAGNAIGLGNADIITEKVFAGMDYQATIMNALTAMSLKKASIPVRLPSEEKAIQAGFQTIGPVLPEKVRAVIIKDTMHTTDFLVSQALVDETEKLPYLKEMTPCRIAFSSFGDLIAPDS; translated from the coding sequence ATGCGATACCCAGGTTACCTTGAAAAAAAATTTAATTTCCCCAATTTTTACCGGGTAAAACTGACGTTGCCGTCCATGGCACTGCCGGACCCGGCAAAGGATCTGAAAGCACAACTGGACCAGGCTCTGGAACACTCAACCATTGAACCCGGCCATACCGTGGCTGTTGGCGTGGGCAGCCGGGGCATCAATAAAATTGCGACGCTTGTGGCACAAATTTGTCAAAGCATCAAAGATAAAGGCGCTCACCCTGTAATCATCCCAGCCATGGGCAGTCACGGCAGCGCCACCCCGAAAGGCCAGGAAAAAACCCTCGCAAAATTAGGCGTTACACCTGACGTCTGCCAGACAGCGATTGTCTCACAAATGGATGCGGTTCAAGTGGGAAGCGTGTTTGACAACGTGCCTGTCTATTTTTCAAAAAAAGCTATGGAAGCGGATCACAGCATCTGCATTAACCGCATCAAGCCCCATACCAAATTCAAAGGAGATGTGGAAAGCGGGCTTTACAAGATGCTTGTGGTGGGTATGGGTAAACACAAAGGCGCTTTAACCTATCATAATTTTGCCCTGAAATACGGATTTCACAAGCTTCTCACAGCCATGGGCGACACTATTATCGAACACACCAATTTGTGTTTGGGTATTGGTGTGGTGGAAGACGCCTATGACCGGCTCATGAAAATCGAGGTAATACCGGCGGCCCAGATCAGCACCAGGGAACCGGACCTGCTATCCCTGGCCAAAACCAACTTCCCGGCTTTGCCCTATAAAACTTTGGACCTGCTGGTGATCCGGCAAATCGGCAAGGAGATCAGCGGGTCAGGTATGGATCCCAATGTCACCGGCAGAACCTGTGATTTAATGGAAGACGATTTTTCCCAAAGCCTTGACGCCAAACGCCTGGTGATTCTGGCCCTGTCCGCAAACACGGCAGGCAATGCCATCGGATTAGGCAATGCGGACATCATCACCGAAAAAGTATTTGCAGGTATGGATTACCAGGCCACCATCATGAATGCCCTGACAGCCATGTCCCTGAAAAAAGCATCTATTCCGGTCCGGCTGCCCAGTGAGGAAAAAGCGATACAGGCAGGATTCCAGACCATTGGTCCGGTGCTTCCTGAAAAGGTCCGGGCAGTGATTATCAAGGACACCATGCATACGACCGATTTTCTTGTCAGCCAAGCCCTGGTCGACGAAACCGAAAAACTGCCTTACCTTAAAGAGATGACGCCCTGCCGAATCGCATTCTCTTCTTTCGGAGATCTGATTGCTCCCGATTCCTAA
- a CDS encoding hotdog fold domain-containing protein, translated as MNEVLELYKTLGNEAFTQIVTEYAPYFKTINPIFNEVRPYYAEAFFPNTREVQNHLGSVHAIAMCNAAELVAGTMIEVSISEELRWIPKAMSVKYLAKAKTDLRAVSDGRNIKLDEEGEGEVEVPVIVYDTDQQVVFTASITMKISKKR; from the coding sequence ATGAACGAAGTCTTGGAACTTTACAAAACGTTAGGAAATGAAGCGTTTACACAGATTGTAACGGAATATGCGCCATATTTTAAAACAATAAATCCGATCTTCAATGAAGTTAGGCCTTATTATGCTGAAGCATTTTTCCCAAATACCAGAGAAGTGCAGAATCATTTAGGCAGTGTTCATGCGATCGCTATGTGCAATGCCGCAGAATTAGTCGCCGGGACAATGATAGAAGTCTCTATTTCCGAAGAATTAAGATGGATACCAAAAGCCATGTCGGTAAAATACTTGGCTAAAGCAAAAACCGATCTAAGAGCTGTCTCTGATGGACGCAATATTAAATTAGATGAAGAAGGTGAAGGTGAAGTTGAGGTTCCGGTGATTGTTTATGACACTGATCAGCAAGTCGTTTTTACAGCTTCAATAACCATGAAAATCAGCAAAAAGAGATAG
- a CDS encoding FAD:protein FMN transferase produces MSETKYITMFIFTLMLIIGTTLLLPAKALAAQEYVFTGQTMGTSYSIKMISAKPLSKSLWQEKINLRLKQVNARLSMYQKDSELSLFNAAPKDQAFRVSPDFYQVLEQCSKLHTLTGGAWDGTVKPLVDLWGFGTKGRRDTPPEPAQINAALNCIGFDKLKIGDHLLTKTMPGITLDLGSIAKGYGVDEIARLIREGGIENYLVEIGGELVGAGKNKHRKAWIVGIANPEKGFLNSGLYKEIRLDNKAIATSGNYRNYFEKNGQIYSHIISPKTGYPVENAVVSASVISDTCTRADGLATALMVMDTHQALALINSLENTECLIIRHDGKKKTALRSSGFKSYEIGF; encoded by the coding sequence ATGTCTGAAACCAAGTATATAACAATGTTTATCTTTACACTGATGCTGATTATCGGAACAACCTTGCTGTTACCGGCCAAGGCATTGGCAGCCCAGGAGTATGTGTTCACCGGCCAGACAATGGGCACCTCCTATTCCATTAAGATGATTTCCGCCAAACCGCTCTCCAAAAGTCTGTGGCAGGAAAAAATTAACCTGCGCTTAAAACAGGTAAATGCCCGGCTGTCCATGTACCAGAAAGACAGTGAACTGTCCCTGTTCAATGCCGCACCAAAGGACCAGGCTTTCAGGGTTTCCCCGGATTTTTATCAGGTTCTTGAACAATGCAGCAAGCTGCATACCCTGACCGGCGGGGCCTGGGACGGCACGGTTAAACCCCTGGTAGACCTGTGGGGATTCGGTACAAAAGGCCGGCGGGACACGCCGCCTGAACCCGCGCAAATCAACGCGGCGCTTAATTGTATTGGCTTTGATAAACTTAAAATCGGAGATCATCTGCTGACCAAAACAATGCCCGGCATAACTCTGGATTTAGGCTCCATAGCCAAAGGATATGGCGTAGATGAAATTGCCCGCCTGATCCGGGAAGGCGGTATTGAAAACTATCTTGTAGAAATCGGCGGTGAACTGGTCGGCGCAGGAAAAAACAAGCATCGCAAGGCATGGATCGTGGGGATAGCAAATCCTGAAAAAGGATTTTTGAATTCCGGCCTGTACAAAGAAATACGCCTGGATAACAAAGCCATAGCCACCAGTGGCAATTACAGAAACTATTTTGAAAAAAACGGGCAAATCTACTCACACATCATCAGCCCGAAAACCGGTTATCCGGTCGAAAACGCAGTGGTATCGGCATCGGTTATTTCCGATACCTGCACCCGGGCCGATGGCCTTGCCACAGCACTGATGGTCATGGATACTCACCAGGCCCTCGCCCTGATTAACAGCCTTGAAAACACCGAATGCCTGATCATCCGCCATGACGGAAAGAAAAAAACTGCTCTGCGGTCATCCGGATTCAAGTCCTATGAAATTGGTTTCTGA
- a CDS encoding cold-shock protein, with protein sequence MAKGTVKWFSETKGFGFIEVEDGGKDVFVHHSGINATGFKTLNEGDQVTFDIEQGPKGPAAANVTVI encoded by the coding sequence ATGGCAAAAGGTACCGTAAAGTGGTTCAGCGAGACTAAAGGTTTTGGATTTATCGAAGTAGAAGATGGTGGAAAAGATGTCTTTGTTCATCATTCAGGCATTAACGCAACAGGTTTTAAAACCCTGAACGAAGGCGACCAGGTCACCTTTGACATTGAGCAGGGCCCCAAAGGGCCGGCTGCTGCAAATGTTACAGTGATATAG
- a CDS encoding TIGR01212 family radical SAM protein (This family includes YhcC from E. coli K-12, an uncharacterized radical SAM protein.) has protein sequence MKRYTDYNAYLRSLFGERVQKISVDAGLTCPNRDGTLSRAGCIYCNAKGSGTGAFARGLSISQQIEAGKIGAIKKYKSRKFLAYFQSFTNTYAPVDHLKALYDEALACDGVVGMAVGTRPDCVDNEKIDLLDAYTNDYLIWLEYGLQSAHDATLALINRGHDFKAFEKAMALVAPKKKLNVCAHIILGLPGETRDMMLENAGIIGDLGVNGVKIHLLYVVRGTALDEMYAQGRYMPLEQQEYVDLVCDFLERLPRSMIIQRITGDPHSDELVAPLWSARYRETFNMIQHTLEARDSYQGKCRI, from the coding sequence ATGAAACGCTACACCGATTACAATGCTTATCTGCGCAGCCTGTTTGGTGAGCGGGTGCAAAAAATTTCCGTGGATGCCGGGCTGACATGCCCGAACCGGGACGGAACTTTGTCCCGGGCCGGATGTATTTACTGCAATGCAAAAGGATCGGGTACCGGGGCCTTTGCCCGGGGGCTTTCCATTTCACAGCAAATTGAGGCCGGTAAGATCGGGGCCATAAAAAAATACAAGTCCAGGAAATTTCTTGCTTATTTTCAGTCTTTTACCAATACCTATGCCCCGGTGGATCATCTTAAAGCCTTATATGATGAAGCCCTGGCCTGTGATGGAGTAGTGGGCATGGCCGTGGGCACAAGGCCCGATTGTGTGGACAATGAGAAGATTGATCTGCTTGATGCCTACACCAATGATTATCTTATCTGGCTGGAGTACGGGCTTCAGTCTGCCCATGACGCCACCCTTGCTCTGATCAACCGGGGACATGATTTCAAGGCTTTTGAAAAGGCCATGGCCCTTGTTGCCCCTAAGAAAAAGCTTAATGTCTGCGCCCATATTATTTTGGGACTGCCCGGTGAAACCCGGGATATGATGCTGGAAAATGCCGGGATTATTGGGGATCTGGGAGTAAATGGTGTCAAAATCCACTTGCTTTATGTGGTTCGGGGCACCGCCTTGGACGAGATGTATGCACAGGGTCGGTATATGCCTTTAGAGCAACAGGAATATGTGGACCTGGTCTGCGATTTTCTGGAACGGCTGCCCAGGTCCATGATTATCCAGCGAATCACAGGGGATCCTCATTCTGACGAACTTGTGGCGCCGTTGTGGTCGGCCCGGTACAGAGAGACATTCAACATGATTCAACATACCCTTGAAGCCCGGGATTCATACCAGGGAAAATGCCGGATTTAA
- the mnmG gene encoding tRNA uridine-5-carboxymethylaminomethyl(34) synthesis enzyme MnmG, with protein MNTFKNRYDVIVVGAGHAGCEAALAAARMGCDTLLLTIDMDKIAAMPCSPSIGGTAKGQLVKEIDALGGWMAKVSDSSAIQYRTLNTRKGPAVQSTRTQNDKNMYSRNMKLVLEKAENLDLKQAMVESLIIENNEIKGIADNTGFDYLAACVVITTGTFLRGTVHIGASKIQAGRAGEFASTGLALSLEAMNLEMGRMKTGTPPRLHADSIDFSKFNVHGSDEEIKPFSFSTTQVTTPMLPSFMGQTNPNTHAVIRNNLKYSALYGGQIKGQSARYCPSFEDKVVKFPDRDSHHVILEYEGIDSKEIYASGLGNSLPLEIQYQVVRSVKGLEQAQIMRPAYAIEYDYVSPLELTPALETKKVRGLFLAGQINGTSGYEEAGAQGLWAGANAAAKILGRPPFILDRSQAYMGVMVDDLVTRGTKEPYRMFTSRAEYRLLLREDNADLRLARIGYEYGLTDQAQLDKVSRIKAESKKELERVRKTVVKPSDETNTFLTGHNSNPIDTGVPLTQLLKRAELNYDLLKQIAPAPASVQDRAARQVEIEIKYEGYIQRQYNEIKKFEDLERIKIPTEFSFDAAHGLSNEIREKLNRINPASLGQASRIDGMTPAAISVLMVAIRAFRENRSN; from the coding sequence ATGAACACTTTCAAAAACAGATATGATGTTATTGTGGTGGGTGCAGGACACGCCGGATGCGAAGCAGCCCTGGCTGCCGCCCGTATGGGCTGTGACACCCTGTTGCTCACCATTGACATGGACAAAATTGCAGCCATGCCCTGCAGCCCCTCCATCGGCGGCACGGCCAAAGGGCAGCTGGTCAAAGAAATCGATGCCCTGGGCGGCTGGATGGCAAAGGTTTCAGACTCTTCGGCCATCCAGTACCGAACGCTGAACACCCGTAAAGGCCCGGCGGTACAATCCACCCGGACCCAGAATGACAAGAACATGTATTCGCGAAACATGAAACTTGTCCTGGAAAAGGCCGAAAATCTGGATCTTAAACAGGCCATGGTGGAATCTTTAATCATTGAAAACAATGAAATCAAAGGAATTGCCGACAATACCGGATTTGACTATTTGGCCGCCTGCGTGGTCATTACCACAGGCACCTTTCTGCGGGGTACCGTTCATATCGGGGCATCCAAAATCCAGGCCGGACGTGCCGGAGAATTTGCTTCCACAGGCCTGGCTTTAAGCCTTGAAGCCATGAACCTTGAGATGGGCAGAATGAAAACCGGCACCCCGCCACGATTGCATGCCGATTCTATCGATTTTTCAAAATTCAATGTCCACGGATCAGACGAGGAGATCAAACCCTTCTCCTTTTCTACGACCCAGGTGACAACCCCGATGCTGCCAAGTTTCATGGGGCAGACCAACCCAAACACCCATGCCGTCATCCGCAACAATCTGAAGTATTCAGCCCTGTACGGTGGACAAATCAAAGGCCAATCCGCCAGGTACTGCCCCTCTTTTGAAGACAAGGTGGTAAAATTTCCGGACCGGGACTCCCACCATGTGATTCTGGAATATGAAGGCATCGACTCCAAAGAGATTTATGCATCCGGCCTTGGCAACAGCCTGCCCCTTGAAATCCAGTACCAGGTGGTGCGCTCGGTAAAAGGCCTTGAACAGGCCCAGATCATGCGCCCGGCCTATGCCATTGAATACGATTATGTGTCGCCCCTGGAACTGACACCCGCGCTTGAGACCAAAAAGGTACGGGGCCTGTTTTTGGCCGGGCAGATCAACGGCACGTCCGGTTATGAAGAGGCCGGAGCCCAAGGGCTGTGGGCCGGGGCCAATGCCGCGGCAAAAATACTCGGCCGCCCACCTTTCATCCTGGATCGTTCCCAGGCATATATGGGGGTTATGGTGGATGACCTTGTCACCCGGGGCACCAAAGAACCCTACCGCATGTTTACGTCAAGAGCAGAATACCGGCTGCTGCTCAGAGAAGACAACGCGGATCTTCGATTAGCCCGGATCGGTTATGAATACGGCCTGACAGATCAAGCACAGCTGGACAAAGTTTCCCGGATCAAGGCTGAATCAAAAAAAGAACTTGAACGGGTCCGTAAAACGGTGGTCAAACCCAGCGATGAAACCAATACCTTTCTCACCGGCCACAACTCCAACCCCATTGACACAGGGGTTCCTTTAACACAACTCCTCAAACGTGCGGAACTCAATTACGACCTGTTAAAACAGATTGCCCCTGCCCCCGCATCTGTCCAGGACCGTGCAGCCCGGCAGGTGGAAATTGAAATTAAATACGAAGGGTATATTCAACGGCAGTACAATGAAATTAAAAAATTTGAAGATCTGGAACGGATAAAAATTCCGACAGAATTTTCCTTTGATGCGGCCCACGGACTGTCCAATGAGATCAGGGAAAAACTCAATCGGATCAACCCTGCATCCCTGGGCCAAGCATCACGCATTGACGGCATGACTCCGGCGGCCATCTCGGTTCTCATGGTGGCCATCCGTGCATTCAGAGAAAACCGGTCTAATTGA
- a CDS encoding J domain-containing protein, with amino-acid sequence MAQDYYKTLGIDKTATAADIKKAYRKLALKYHPDKTKGDKALEDKFKTISEAYAVLSDPEKRKQYDTYGSADFQQKFSQEDIFRNFDLGDILKEFGFGGGGGFNRAGGFSSAFKQGGARSSFSGMGGNPFFQNAGPGGGYGRKAPARGKDLEYEIPLTLDELINGAGKTITISQDGQAKAIEVKIPKGLTQGKKIRLAGKGESGANGGPAGNLYIKSSPSLPQGITLEGNDILMTKDVGLTQALLGDKLEVTTPSGKTINLTLPPGTGHKSKMRLPGMGIPHMKGNGCGDLYVVVNIEMPKKLNSKQQKLIKELKETGL; translated from the coding sequence ATGGCGCAAGATTACTATAAAACACTTGGAATCGATAAAACGGCGACAGCCGCCGACATAAAAAAGGCATACCGAAAGCTTGCCCTCAAATACCATCCGGATAAAACCAAAGGGGATAAGGCTTTGGAAGATAAGTTCAAGACCATCTCCGAGGCCTACGCAGTGCTTAGTGATCCGGAAAAAAGAAAACAGTATGACACTTACGGGTCTGCCGACTTTCAGCAAAAGTTCTCACAGGAGGACATTTTCAGAAACTTTGACCTGGGCGATATTCTCAAGGAGTTTGGTTTCGGCGGTGGTGGTGGGTTCAACCGGGCCGGCGGTTTTTCCTCTGCATTCAAACAGGGCGGGGCAAGGTCTTCGTTTTCCGGCATGGGGGGCAATCCTTTTTTCCAAAACGCAGGACCAGGCGGCGGTTACGGTCGAAAAGCTCCGGCACGGGGCAAAGATCTGGAATATGAAATTCCCTTAACCCTGGACGAATTAATTAATGGTGCCGGAAAAACCATCACTATTTCCCAGGATGGCCAGGCCAAAGCCATTGAGGTAAAAATCCCCAAAGGCTTGACCCAGGGCAAAAAAATAAGACTGGCAGGCAAAGGCGAATCAGGCGCAAATGGCGGTCCGGCCGGAAACCTTTACATAAAATCCAGTCCGTCGCTGCCCCAGGGGATCACCCTGGAGGGAAACGATATCCTGATGACAAAGGATGTTGGACTCACCCAGGCGCTGTTAGGCGATAAGCTTGAGGTAACCACCCCTTCAGGTAAAACCATCAACCTGACCTTGCCTCCGGGCACCGGACACAAGTCAAAAATGCGATTACCCGGTATGGGAATTCCCCATATGAAAGGAAATGGTTGCGGAGATCTCTATGTTGTGGTTAATATAGAGATGCCGAAGAAATTAAACTCCAAACAGCAGAAACTAATCAAGGAACTTAAAGAAACAGGATTATAA
- the hpt gene encoding hypoxanthine phosphoribosyltransferase — protein MPELIPLISQQEIKEKIQEIGRRITQDYSGLDLVVVGVLKGSFIFLADLVRQITIDHEIDLVGASSYDGTSSTGQIMFTKKPDLKLKGRDVLLVEDIVDTGRTLAKTVESMQLLTPRSIKICALIDKHERREMQLNVDYSCFCLKKGFIVGYGLDYNEKYRNLPAIFDLKI, from the coding sequence ATGCCTGAACTTATCCCCTTGATTTCCCAACAGGAAATCAAGGAAAAAATCCAGGAGATTGGAAGAAGAATTACCCAGGATTATAGCGGTCTTGATCTCGTGGTTGTGGGGGTTCTCAAGGGCTCTTTTATTTTTTTGGCCGATCTTGTCCGGCAGATCACCATTGATCATGAAATTGATCTGGTGGGTGCGTCATCCTATGACGGCACGTCATCTACCGGACAGATCATGTTTACAAAAAAACCGGATCTTAAACTTAAAGGAAGAGATGTACTGCTGGTGGAAGATATCGTGGATACAGGCCGGACCCTCGCCAAAACTGTCGAATCCATGCAGCTGTTAACTCCCCGATCCATAAAGATATGCGCGCTGATTGATAAACATGAACGCCGGGAAATGCAACTCAATGTGGATTATTCATGTTTCTGCCTTAAAAAGGGGTTTATCGTAGGTTACGGGCTGGACTACAATGAAAAATACAGAAACCTACCGGCAATCTTTGATTTAAAAATTTAA
- a CDS encoding DUF3426 domain-containing protein — translation MIITCEKCATRFVLDDALIKPEGSMVRCSKCRHVFTAFPVEYPEIELSDQSESQEQDIPFDESQSQDQLDFNLSQGDDSAKDSASHSHGEDPEDTDIDFSEIEFEVQAFQENAPEQQADTEASDSQDLDIEFDTADFEIDEPGLDFQDDDLELETQEIEFEKIEDSTESPTGSASEQSDTADIEISFDQDDDADLELDGLSFDLEDSSEEALSIDDLELETQNDGDPDLELEADSQEDLILEEGDDGLDLSPDPEDAQTDDVAHQEEETIEAQPDIEQEAFASDDIKIEPDDSDVTPDDQYADEKIEQSASEQDKFAEYDTVLEQETEPEDTDITIPAPDKEDDTAPLSPTGDEIEPSTETLIEQAPSITPLSAQSVRQKRSAKKKKGTSPTVKILLVLVLLILAAYVAIIGLGINVPGVSDIQIPFISQWIAPKQAPQEPLKPVLDEPSINGRFVSNKSAGDLFIVTGRVKNPSNKAVSHIRVKGTLMKRNNIKAGTQIAYCGNIIPEETLKSGNISDITKQMGVKQGNQNTNVNIKPGASVMFMLIFSDLPEDLANFTVALEGFEPAQE, via the coding sequence ATGATAATTACCTGCGAAAAGTGCGCAACCCGGTTTGTGCTTGATGACGCCTTAATTAAGCCTGAGGGGTCAATGGTCAGATGCAGCAAGTGTCGGCATGTTTTTACAGCCTTTCCAGTGGAATATCCGGAAATTGAGCTCTCCGACCAATCAGAATCCCAAGAACAGGACATCCCCTTCGATGAATCACAGAGTCAAGACCAATTAGATTTTAACCTATCACAAGGTGACGATTCCGCTAAAGACAGCGCTTCGCACAGCCATGGCGAAGACCCGGAAGATACGGACATTGATTTCTCAGAAATTGAATTCGAGGTACAGGCGTTTCAAGAAAATGCGCCTGAACAACAGGCAGATACAGAAGCCTCGGATTCCCAGGACCTGGACATTGAATTCGATACGGCGGATTTTGAGATAGATGAACCGGGACTGGACTTCCAGGATGATGACCTTGAACTGGAAACCCAGGAAATTGAATTTGAAAAAATTGAAGATAGTACCGAGTCCCCAACGGGATCAGCATCCGAACAGTCTGATACGGCCGATATTGAAATCAGCTTTGACCAGGATGACGATGCAGACCTTGAGCTCGACGGGCTGTCCTTTGATCTGGAAGACTCATCCGAAGAGGCGCTGTCCATTGATGATCTTGAATTAGAAACCCAAAATGATGGCGACCCGGACCTTGAATTAGAAGCTGACTCCCAAGAAGATCTTATTCTTGAAGAAGGTGATGATGGCCTGGATTTATCCCCCGACCCCGAAGACGCCCAGACTGACGACGTTGCCCACCAGGAAGAAGAGACAATTGAAGCGCAACCGGATATAGAACAAGAGGCGTTTGCTTCAGATGACATCAAGATTGAACCCGATGACAGCGATGTAACGCCGGATGACCAGTATGCCGACGAAAAAATTGAACAAAGCGCATCAGAGCAGGATAAATTTGCAGAATATGATACGGTATTGGAACAGGAGACAGAACCGGAAGATACCGATATAACCATTCCAGCCCCTGACAAAGAAGACGATACCGCTCCGCTGAGCCCGACTGGTGACGAAATAGAGCCCTCCACAGAAACACTGATAGAACAAGCACCATCGATTACGCCGCTGTCCGCACAAAGTGTCCGCCAAAAACGAAGCGCAAAGAAGAAAAAAGGGACAAGCCCGACAGTGAAAATTCTGTTGGTATTAGTGCTGCTCATCTTGGCTGCATATGTGGCAATCATTGGCCTTGGCATAAACGTTCCAGGGGTGTCTGACATTCAAATTCCATTTATCAGTCAGTGGATTGCCCCCAAACAAGCTCCCCAGGAGCCACTGAAACCCGTACTGGACGAACCCAGTATTAATGGCCGATTTGTTTCCAATAAAAGTGCAGGAGATCTGTTCATTGTCACAGGCAGAGTTAAAAACCCGTCTAATAAGGCCGTCAGCCACATCCGGGTTAAAGGAACCCTGATGAAAAGAAACAACATCAAAGCGGGAACCCAGATTGCCTATTGCGGAAATATAATTCCCGAAGAGACACTTAAATCCGGCAATATCTCGGATATAACCAAACAGATGGGTGTCAAACAGGGAAATCAGAATACCAATGTCAACATCAAGCCTGGTGCATCGGTCATGTTTATGCTGATTTTTTCAGATCTACCCGAGGATCTGGCTAATTTTACCGTCGCGTTGGAAGGTTTTGAGCCTGCTCAGGAATAA
- the mmuM gene encoding homocysteine S-methyltransferase has protein sequence MADLIRKYLEQQKYLIIDGALGTELERRGCNLDDPLWSARLLADNPDMIAAVHMDYLHAGADCLITASYQATFQGLGRHGYSPEQARKLIRSAVTLAKTVVKRFWADPLNRVNRVKPLVAASVGPYGAFLADRSEYTGLYGISEDELVDFHKERLKTLMSAGPDLLSCETLPCFAEARALVRLLDDLAADLDMIPAWFSFSARDGQHINSGEAVRDCAQWLDDKPCVAAVGINCTDPVHVSSLIEEIRCVTDKPVVVYPNKGAVYNDLTKSRVPKPSMRSWGEMAPQWVKYGARLIGGCCHTTPDDIRQLVLDLKH, from the coding sequence ATGGCTGATCTGATCCGCAAATATCTTGAACAGCAAAAATATCTGATCATTGACGGTGCGCTTGGCACCGAGCTTGAGCGCCGGGGGTGCAACCTTGATGATCCACTCTGGTCGGCCCGGCTTTTGGCGGATAATCCTGATATGATTGCGGCGGTTCATATGGACTATCTTCATGCCGGTGCGGATTGCCTGATTACAGCGAGTTACCAGGCCACTTTTCAAGGGCTTGGGCGGCATGGGTATAGCCCGGAACAGGCTCGAAAACTTATACGGTCTGCTGTTACGCTGGCAAAAACAGTCGTGAAGAGGTTCTGGGCAGATCCACTCAACCGGGTCAACCGGGTTAAACCCCTGGTGGCTGCTTCTGTTGGCCCCTACGGTGCTTTCCTGGCGGATAGATCGGAATACACAGGTCTCTACGGCATCAGTGAAGATGAACTGGTTGATTTTCACAAAGAGAGATTGAAAACATTGATGTCAGCCGGACCCGATCTTCTATCCTGTGAAACCCTGCCTTGCTTTGCCGAGGCCAGAGCCCTTGTTCGACTATTGGATGATTTGGCGGCGGATTTGGATATGATCCCCGCCTGGTTCAGCTTCAGTGCACGGGACGGGCAGCATATTAACAGTGGAGAAGCGGTTCGGGACTGTGCCCAATGGCTGGATGATAAACCCTGTGTAGCAGCCGTAGGCATCAATTGCACGGATCCGGTCCATGTAAGCTCCCTTATAGAAGAGATCCGATGCGTGACCGACAAACCTGTGGTGGTATATCCCAATAAAGGAGCTGTATATAACGATTTGACCAAATCGCGGGTCCCAAAGCCCAGTATGCGTTCATGGGGTGAAATGGCACCCCAATGGGTAAAATACGGAGCCAGGCTCATCGGTGGCTGCTGTCATACGACACCGGATGATATTCGACAGCTTGTTTTGGATTTGAAACATTAA
- the queD gene encoding 6-carboxytetrahydropterin synthase QueD, whose product MPGVYDICVQDHFAAAHSLRGYDGNCSNLHGHNWIVEAHIRCTKLNQLGMGIDFRDVKSVVKDVLSKLDHTNLNEIAEFGSINPTAENLAKFLYSELCRRLNTEFVKVKKVVVFESPGCGSSYREI is encoded by the coding sequence ATGCCAGGCGTATATGACATTTGCGTCCAAGACCATTTTGCAGCAGCCCATTCCCTGAGAGGGTATGACGGAAACTGCTCAAATCTGCACGGCCATAACTGGATTGTTGAAGCGCACATACGGTGCACCAAACTCAACCAATTGGGCATGGGCATAGATTTCAGGGATGTTAAAAGTGTGGTCAAGGATGTTTTAAGCAAGCTGGACCACACCAACCTTAATGAAATTGCCGAATTTGGATCAATCAACCCCACAGCTGAAAATCTGGCTAAATTTCTCTATTCTGAACTGTGCAGGCGCCTGAACACCGAATTCGTCAAAGTCAAGAAAGTCGTAGTATTCGAAAGTCCGGGCTGCGGATCTTCCTACCGGGAGATATAA